In Halobacteriovorax sp. HLS, one DNA window encodes the following:
- a CDS encoding cyclic nucleotide-binding/CBS domain-containing protein, giving the protein MLESEQRDYTVVSADDFSVPVKELDLADATFVPGDCSIEKALESLNSSQAGALLIGTSSKLEGIITEKDMLHKAVLNFELVKDNPVSSIMTANPLTLSEDNTVLDIIKLMCAKEFRHLPIKKSDGHAMIGVNDLLYYFLDHFHSDLEVHGTKIEWSRDGVYLQEFIHYNEEDESLEEEISPRIFETPLRKIMFRDAHYCDAETPFYEAVKSMVEKRKGSILVMEYETEMRGIVSERDLIRKFLTFDDLKLVAIREFMTKDPHKLLEQDLIAVALNNMSKFKYRSVIVANQEGFPISIVTILDILKYIASKF; this is encoded by the coding sequence ATGTTAGAAAGTGAGCAAAGAGATTATACCGTTGTAAGTGCTGATGACTTTTCAGTTCCTGTAAAAGAGCTAGATTTGGCCGATGCTACATTTGTTCCTGGGGACTGTAGTATTGAAAAAGCTTTGGAGAGCTTAAACTCTTCTCAGGCCGGAGCACTACTCATCGGAACTTCATCAAAGCTTGAAGGAATTATCACTGAAAAAGATATGCTCCATAAAGCAGTGTTAAACTTTGAATTAGTTAAAGATAATCCTGTTTCAAGTATTATGACTGCTAATCCGTTAACACTTAGTGAAGATAATACTGTCTTAGATATTATTAAATTGATGTGTGCTAAAGAGTTTCGTCACTTGCCGATTAAGAAGTCTGATGGTCATGCAATGATTGGCGTAAATGACTTACTCTATTACTTTTTAGATCACTTTCATAGTGATTTAGAAGTTCACGGAACAAAGATTGAGTGGAGTAGAGATGGAGTTTATCTCCAAGAGTTTATCCACTACAATGAGGAAGATGAGAGCCTAGAAGAAGAAATATCTCCTCGAATCTTTGAGACACCTTTAAGAAAAATCATGTTTAGAGATGCTCACTATTGTGATGCCGAAACTCCTTTTTATGAAGCCGTAAAGTCTATGGTTGAGAAACGAAAGGGAAGTATACTTGTCATGGAGTATGAAACAGAAATGAGAGGAATCGTTTCAGAACGTGACCTTATTAGAAAATTTCTAACCTTTGACGATCTTAAACTTGTCGCGATTAGGGAATTTATGACAAAAGACCCTCATAAACTCCTAGAGCAGGACTTAATTGCCGTTGCATTGAATAATATGTCGAAATTTAAGTACAGAAGTGTCATAGTCGCTAATCAAGAAGGTTTCCCTATATCAATTGTCACGATTTTAGATATACTTAAGTATATAGCTTCAAAGTTTTGA
- a CDS encoding PilZ domain-containing protein, which produces MLDLIWEKESKIISQTFLRANENFKAILLWQNINGRRSLFPSVVHDVNFLDKTVTFCLKDMEKKYRFNSDELLYGRLDERSLLFKSPIVNVNDFLVTVHLPDEVRLLELRNYQRTHYGHNSAIYGNVERVVDDLLGQKVYSFRLFDISQSGASFVIKAKDKKCFNKGDVVLIQNIGETKMDVPMEAEVVYVKDVPYTDGAIKYGISKLGVKFDHAMPERMYNILLERLIK; this is translated from the coding sequence TTGTTAGATTTAATATGGGAAAAAGAAAGTAAAATTATTTCTCAGACTTTCTTGAGAGCAAATGAGAACTTTAAGGCCATATTACTATGGCAAAATATTAATGGACGTAGAAGCTTATTCCCAAGTGTCGTTCATGATGTGAATTTTCTAGATAAGACTGTTACCTTCTGTCTTAAAGATATGGAAAAGAAGTATAGATTTAACTCAGACGAGCTTCTTTATGGAAGATTAGATGAGAGATCTCTGCTCTTTAAAAGCCCAATAGTAAATGTTAATGATTTCTTAGTAACAGTTCACCTTCCAGATGAAGTAAGGCTGTTAGAGCTAAGAAATTATCAAAGAACACACTATGGTCATAATTCGGCAATTTATGGCAATGTAGAAAGAGTTGTAGATGATCTCTTAGGCCAAAAGGTCTACAGCTTCCGACTATTCGATATCAGTCAGAGCGGAGCTTCTTTTGTAATCAAAGCTAAAGACAAGAAGTGCTTTAATAAAGGAGATGTTGTCCTTATTCAAAATATTGGTGAGACCAAGATGGATGTTCCTATGGAGGCCGAAGTTGTCTATGTTAAGGATGTTCCTTACACAGACGGTGCAATAAAGTACGGTATTAGTAAGCTGGGCGTCAAATTTGACCATGCTATGCCAGAAAGAATGTATAACATTCTTTTAGAGAGATTAATTAAGTGA
- the recQ gene encoding DNA helicase RecQ, whose product MELNSGQENLSFSFYNSDKYREDAKTILKNIFGHHDFRGHQEKIIHEILDGRDVLALMPTGGGKSLCYQIPALVREGVGIVISPLISLMEDQVSTLNELGVNAAFLNSTLSITESREIRQQLKDGQIDILYLAPERLLKSGTLELLQGLTISVIAIDEAHCVSKWGPDFRPEYMKLSVLKKAFPEVPRIALTATADIDSRKQIVKELDITQARVFLSSFDRPNISYEIDLKDKDPQSQLLNFLERFDINDSGIVYCLSRRKVEETTQFLIENGFNAHGYHAGMSSSVRKAAQNEFLLEEGVIIVATIAFGMGIDKPDVRFVAHMDLPKSLESYYQETGRAGRDGLNASALMLYGKRDAAVLRHLVRKGTRDAVQRKVEEHHIDLMYGLCESTLCRRQVILHFLDERYPEYCGNCDICEGSLENEDLVDITDEMMLYLSSIYKSGQKLALDSIFKFLVGDESLRLQEFISSTHFGQGSNLSPNQWRDIHRIALASGFITVDFDRGQAIKLTQESLKVIENSEKVFMRSALSRPTVAKKTTVRKSRTRKKAKAKTKTAPKKKFIIQKTFPSLDSSEQELFKNLKDFRQRLAKKRRIPAFKVLHDITLVEMIKKRPANAQEFSDLHGVGAAKVKKYSDLFISFLEEQTF is encoded by the coding sequence ATGGAACTTAATTCAGGGCAAGAAAACCTCAGCTTTTCTTTTTATAATTCAGATAAGTATAGAGAAGATGCAAAGACCATTCTAAAGAATATATTTGGACATCATGACTTTCGTGGTCATCAAGAAAAAATTATTCATGAGATTTTAGATGGCAGGGATGTACTTGCCTTAATGCCTACAGGTGGGGGAAAGTCACTTTGTTACCAAATTCCTGCTCTGGTGAGAGAGGGAGTTGGTATTGTAATATCTCCACTGATTTCTTTGATGGAAGACCAAGTCTCGACGCTCAATGAATTAGGAGTGAATGCCGCCTTCTTAAATAGCACATTATCAATTACTGAGTCTCGTGAGATTCGACAGCAACTGAAAGACGGACAAATTGATATCCTATATTTAGCTCCTGAGAGACTTTTAAAAAGCGGAACTCTAGAGCTGTTACAAGGCCTTACTATTTCAGTTATTGCGATTGATGAAGCACATTGTGTTTCAAAGTGGGGACCAGACTTCAGACCTGAGTATATGAAGCTCTCTGTTTTAAAGAAGGCATTTCCTGAAGTCCCTAGGATTGCGCTTACGGCAACTGCAGATATAGACTCTCGAAAACAAATAGTTAAAGAGTTAGATATTACTCAAGCAAGAGTTTTCCTAAGTAGTTTTGATCGACCTAATATATCATACGAAATAGATCTTAAAGATAAAGACCCTCAGTCACAATTATTAAACTTTCTAGAAAGATTCGATATTAACGATTCTGGAATTGTTTACTGTCTCTCAAGAAGAAAAGTGGAAGAGACAACTCAGTTTCTTATAGAAAATGGTTTCAATGCTCATGGCTACCATGCGGGAATGAGTAGTTCTGTAAGAAAGGCAGCACAGAATGAGTTTCTTTTAGAAGAGGGTGTCATAATCGTTGCAACCATCGCCTTTGGTATGGGGATTGATAAGCCAGACGTTCGGTTTGTCGCTCATATGGATTTACCAAAGAGTCTTGAGTCTTATTATCAAGAAACTGGTAGAGCTGGAAGAGATGGCCTCAATGCTAGCGCTCTCATGTTATACGGAAAAAGAGATGCCGCTGTCCTTAGACACCTGGTTCGTAAAGGAACAAGAGATGCAGTCCAGAGAAAAGTAGAAGAGCACCATATAGATCTTATGTATGGTCTATGCGAATCTACTCTGTGTCGTCGCCAAGTTATCCTGCACTTTCTCGACGAGCGCTACCCCGAGTATTGCGGTAATTGTGATATTTGTGAAGGCTCTCTGGAGAATGAAGATCTTGTCGATATCACTGATGAGATGATGCTCTATTTAAGTTCAATATATAAGAGTGGTCAAAAACTTGCGCTTGACTCTATTTTTAAGTTCCTTGTAGGTGATGAAAGTTTAAGACTTCAAGAATTTATTAGTTCTACTCACTTTGGACAAGGAAGCAATCTTAGTCCAAATCAGTGGAGAGATATTCATAGAATTGCACTTGCTTCAGGCTTTATAACTGTAGACTTCGATAGGGGACAAGCTATAAAGCTTACTCAAGAAAGTTTAAAGGTTATTGAAAATAGCGAAAAAGTCTTTATGCGTTCAGCACTTTCACGACCAACTGTTGCCAAGAAAACAACTGTTCGTAAGAGTAGAACAAGAAAGAAGGCCAAGGCCAAAACTAAGACAGCTCCGAAGAAGAAGTTCATTATTCAAAAAACATTTCCTAGTCTTGATAGTAGTGAGCAAGAGCTATTTAAAAATTTAAAGGACTTTAGACAAAGACTTGCCAAGAAGAGGCGTATTCCAGCGTTTAAGGTTCTTCACGATATTACTTTGGTTGAAATGATTAAAAAGAGGCCAGCAAATGCTCAGGAGTTTAGCGATCTACACGGTGTTGGAGCAGCTAAAGTGAAAAAGTATAGTGATCTTTTTATTTCTTTTTTGGAGGAGCAAACTTTTTAA
- a CDS encoding DUF5329 family protein: MIKTLALLITFLFSFANAELEEQKINYLLDEVEKSGLTFSRNNETHSAKEARAHLKFKYHSAKGFFFSSSSITARNFIDKIASSSSTTGELYYIISKDGKKIPTKEWLDEKLKKFAPPKKK, translated from the coding sequence ATGATTAAAACTTTAGCTCTTCTTATTACATTTTTATTTTCTTTTGCAAATGCAGAACTAGAAGAGCAAAAAATCAACTACCTTCTAGATGAAGTTGAAAAATCTGGTCTAACATTTTCTAGGAATAATGAAACTCACTCTGCCAAAGAGGCCAGAGCTCATTTAAAATTTAAATATCATAGTGCGAAAGGCTTCTTTTTTTCTTCATCATCAATTACTGCAAGAAACTTTATAGACAAAATTGCCTCAAGCTCTAGTACTACTGGAGAGCTCTACTATATTATCTCAAAAGATGGTAAGAAAATTCCGACTAAAGAGTGGCTAGACGAGAAACTTAAAAAGTTTGCTCCTCCAAAAAAGAAATAA
- a CDS encoding NAD-dependent deacylase, producing the protein MIISKNLKNIVVLTGAGISAESGIDTFRDQNGLWENHDIMDVASPQGFERNAQLVYEFYNQRRKQLLSDTVAPNAAHIALKKLEDNFDGEFSIITQNVDDLHERCGTKSVIHMHGELLKMRCVKTKEVFTTKSNFDEFTNCPCCLESGNLRPHIVWFGEIPFQLGKIEQLLSQCDLFISIGTSGSVYPAAMFVQLAKSNKNCLTIEQNLSETQVSENFDTLIHGSSSIEIPKLVEEILKNNNS; encoded by the coding sequence ATGATTATATCAAAGAATTTAAAAAATATCGTAGTTTTGACAGGGGCAGGAATATCTGCAGAGTCTGGTATCGATACCTTTAGAGACCAAAATGGCCTATGGGAAAATCACGATATTATGGATGTTGCTTCTCCTCAGGGTTTTGAAAGAAATGCCCAATTAGTATATGAGTTTTATAATCAAAGACGAAAACAACTTTTGAGTGATACCGTAGCTCCAAATGCTGCACACATAGCTCTAAAAAAGCTTGAAGATAATTTTGATGGCGAATTTTCAATAATTACACAAAATGTAGATGACTTACATGAAAGATGTGGAACTAAAAGTGTAATACACATGCATGGAGAACTTCTTAAAATGAGATGTGTAAAAACAAAGGAAGTTTTCACAACTAAGAGTAATTTTGATGAGTTTACAAACTGTCCTTGCTGCCTTGAAAGTGGAAACCTTCGTCCACATATTGTCTGGTTTGGAGAAATTCCTTTTCAACTAGGAAAAATAGAGCAGTTACTATCCCAGTGCGATCTCTTTATATCCATTGGTACGTCTGGCAGTGTCTACCCTGCTGCCATGTTTGTACAACTTGCTAAGAGTAATAAGAACTGTCTTACAATCGAGCAGAACTTATCTGAAACCCAAGTCTCTGAAAATTTTGATACCTTAATTCATGGTAGCTCATCAATCGAGATACCTAAGCTTGTCGAAGAAATTCTTAAAAATAATAACTCGTAG
- a CDS encoding DnaA ATPase domain-containing protein, with amino-acid sequence MSKKTTITKLPRVRPVTSSSASKQLDLLTFVSNDSLNVSTLNKVRRISSARSPKPVNKSRANTLPLSVDRSKTFKNFISGESNQRARECVRRLFESPNDGASVIYINALSGLGKSHLLYACANELFAKYDSPIRYFHGKEFIYGPSPKEESIPSVVFIDDIDEITSDSGIQNEFCRRFDYLKRSGVKIVMAGSILPKNMKMAIPKYSSRVGGALVEKICKIDRDLALKIIDNLVILNRFELSNDVKELLADCFHYHVYGLESAVLKLKSYSDTFGKAVDIKTALEELKLLGPVLDSQINSKKIILRVCELYKVEFEEIFSRNRKKECAFARHLCMYILRERNGLSLARIATLFNRDHTSVIYGINKIIATIESDSSLKKTIHDIV; translated from the coding sequence ATGAGTAAGAAAACGACTATAACAAAACTTCCAAGGGTGAGACCTGTCACTAGTTCTTCAGCTTCTAAGCAGCTCGATTTACTAACTTTTGTCTCAAATGACTCTCTTAATGTGTCAACTCTTAATAAAGTTCGTCGTATTAGTTCTGCTAGATCTCCAAAGCCCGTTAATAAGTCTAGAGCTAATACTTTGCCGTTAAGTGTCGATAGATCAAAAACGTTCAAAAATTTCATTTCTGGAGAGTCTAATCAAAGGGCCAGAGAATGTGTAAGAAGACTTTTTGAAAGCCCAAATGACGGTGCTTCTGTTATTTATATTAATGCTCTAAGCGGTTTAGGTAAGAGTCATCTACTTTATGCATGTGCGAATGAGTTATTTGCCAAGTATGATTCTCCTATTAGATACTTTCATGGAAAAGAATTCATTTACGGACCCTCACCAAAAGAAGAGTCAATTCCTTCGGTTGTCTTCATAGATGATATCGATGAAATCACTAGTGATTCAGGAATTCAAAATGAGTTTTGTAGAAGATTTGATTATTTAAAAAGATCGGGAGTCAAAATTGTAATGGCCGGATCTATCCTGCCAAAGAATATGAAAATGGCCATACCAAAGTACTCTTCAAGAGTGGGTGGTGCTTTAGTTGAAAAGATATGTAAGATTGATAGAGATCTTGCCCTTAAGATCATCGATAATCTTGTAATACTCAACAGGTTTGAGCTCTCTAACGACGTAAAAGAGTTGCTAGCAGATTGCTTTCACTATCATGTTTATGGACTAGAAAGTGCCGTTCTTAAACTCAAAAGTTATAGCGATACTTTTGGTAAAGCTGTAGATATTAAAACAGCTCTCGAAGAGTTGAAGTTATTAGGTCCTGTTCTGGATTCACAAATTAATTCAAAGAAAATTATTCTTAGAGTATGTGAACTCTACAAAGTTGAATTCGAAGAAATCTTTTCTAGAAATAGAAAGAAAGAGTGCGCCTTTGCTAGGCATCTGTGCATGTATATCCTTAGAGAGAGAAACGGTCTAAGTCTTGCCCGTATTGCGACATTATTTAACCGTGATCACACTTCTGTTATTTACGGTATTAATAAGATAATTGCTACAATCGAATCAGATAGCTCTCTTAAAAAAACGATACACGATATAGTTTAA
- a CDS encoding FHA domain-containing protein, with protein MLLSKTKETNRLQLIGHEQTFVLSKKKLLIGSSEKCDIIINDSGISSYHAILILNNDGGAKLLDLDSNNGTYINNEKIENGVIYPGDNIQFATQVFNVDEVIQELQRNETIIEDEDKDVQQIQEQEMKNPTPVLPPVPGLVIIDGEYCDITFNEEDFTPINDLNHLDGFNKDLYIDTIEQEKFIPIARKNDGKAVQVTVLSMGTVLSVDYFPLKKSEIRVSSDQRKKNTIVLNSYDSKDNATFINISDSAVEVHPIEGHELKSISSGAIIEKSHSLDNNEVMSYNYKTVQVLVKITDAPPSLRTTPFFGRDREFKKQTAKVFSAVMSLMLLLLFIDLPQQEEEKKVAIIYRPAVKAKTKNNTKTSENPSKVEVDTGVKKEQQDNKKPQFAKKNPNPSKQKSKPSKSAPKKQQKVAQKSAPVKSPVKLKSYAFKMNKSMASYFGNNGAKTAQKVNKNTATSAMGTATAKSAAASNLKASSNNSVTGLGKDFKGSFDSSSGSKGLASKSGIDTTYTDQKAVVLGSMDPELLRKILREYLPQFKHCYQQELEYSNEHAKGVMDLLFRINKDGRANRISIKTKGSKFSKKGTDCMSNVLKLIQFPKPKGGGIVDVKQPLNFLSQKSKI; from the coding sequence GTGTTGCTGTCAAAAACTAAAGAGACAAACAGATTACAACTAATTGGTCATGAGCAAACCTTTGTACTTTCAAAGAAAAAGCTCTTAATTGGTAGTAGCGAGAAATGCGATATTATCATTAATGATAGTGGAATTTCTTCCTATCATGCCATATTAATTCTAAACAATGACGGTGGGGCCAAGCTACTCGATCTTGATAGTAATAATGGTACATATATTAATAATGAAAAAATAGAAAATGGTGTTATCTATCCTGGTGATAATATCCAATTTGCAACTCAAGTATTCAATGTAGATGAAGTTATACAAGAACTTCAACGGAATGAAACGATCATTGAAGATGAGGATAAGGATGTTCAACAAATCCAGGAACAGGAGATGAAAAATCCTACCCCGGTTCTCCCTCCTGTTCCTGGCCTTGTTATAATTGACGGTGAATATTGCGATATTACTTTTAACGAAGAAGATTTTACTCCAATCAATGATTTAAATCATTTAGATGGATTTAATAAAGACCTATATATTGATACTATTGAGCAAGAGAAGTTTATCCCGATTGCAAGAAAGAATGATGGAAAAGCTGTCCAAGTGACTGTGCTTTCAATGGGAACCGTTCTGTCTGTAGACTACTTCCCTCTTAAAAAGAGTGAGATACGTGTTTCTTCTGACCAGAGAAAGAAAAATACTATTGTACTTAATAGTTATGACTCTAAAGATAATGCAACTTTTATCAATATTTCAGACTCAGCTGTTGAGGTTCATCCAATAGAGGGACATGAACTTAAAAGTATTAGCTCAGGTGCAATAATTGAAAAAAGTCACTCTTTAGATAATAACGAAGTAATGAGCTATAATTATAAGACTGTTCAGGTCTTAGTTAAAATTACCGATGCTCCTCCTTCATTAAGAACGACTCCATTCTTTGGAAGAGATAGAGAATTCAAGAAACAAACGGCAAAAGTATTTTCAGCGGTAATGAGCTTAATGCTTTTACTCCTATTTATTGATCTTCCACAACAGGAAGAAGAAAAGAAAGTTGCTATTATTTATCGTCCAGCTGTTAAGGCCAAGACAAAAAATAATACCAAGACTTCAGAAAACCCAAGTAAGGTCGAAGTGGATACAGGTGTAAAAAAAGAGCAACAGGATAATAAGAAACCACAATTTGCTAAAAAGAACCCTAATCCATCAAAACAAAAATCAAAACCGAGCAAGAGTGCTCCTAAGAAACAGCAGAAAGTTGCTCAAAAGTCAGCTCCTGTAAAGAGTCCAGTAAAACTTAAATCTTATGCATTTAAGATGAATAAATCTATGGCAAGCTACTTTGGAAATAATGGAGCGAAAACGGCCCAAAAAGTTAATAAAAACACTGCCACATCGGCAATGGGGACAGCAACGGCCAAAAGTGCAGCAGCAAGTAATTTAAAGGCCTCATCTAATAACTCTGTAACAGGACTTGGAAAAGACTTTAAAGGAAGTTTTGATTCATCGTCTGGTTCTAAAGGTCTGGCGAGTAAATCAGGTATTGATACAACATATACGGATCAAAAAGCTGTAGTTCTTGGTTCTATGGACCCTGAGTTATTAAGAAAAATCCTAAGAGAGTATCTTCCACAGTTCAAACACTGCTATCAACAAGAGCTCGAATATAGCAATGAGCACGCAAAAGGTGTAATGGATCTATTATTTAGAATTAATAAAGATGGTAGAGCAAATAGAATAAGTATCAAAACGAAAGGCAGTAAGTTTTCTAAGAAGGGAACTGATTGTATGAGTAATGTATTAAAGCTAATTCAATTTCCTAAGCCTAAAGGTGGTGGTATTGTTGATGTGAAACAACCACTTAACTTCCTTTCTCAAAAATCAAAAATATAA
- a CDS encoding lipopolysaccharide assembly protein LapB, with product MKFICVLAILSIMTSCGSHRINNSQKSKSDTFSDETFMRYGHARLDKLDKLNPLESALANCYKGKFNSGLSSLKKSLNANRSNSKYWLYLGNCYNLYGSTHKANYYYDFALSGPKEVQAAILNNRALLAMKGLNYNEANELLQKAIKLAPGVKVPKYNLAQLYIKFNHTQSARDLLREYQSSSTDKDVIFSMMSIELIEGNLKEAKKWEEKFSNNDLRREDISLYRSLLYFEMKEFKKAKDALGLQRPTIIEEIKAASIELQDRINSELKRIQEELDSKDAKVRKGVNSVAVKN from the coding sequence ATGAAATTTATTTGTGTCCTAGCAATACTTTCAATAATGACTTCTTGTGGTTCACATAGAATCAACAATTCTCAAAAGAGCAAGAGCGATACCTTCTCCGATGAAACATTTATGCGCTATGGTCATGCTCGTTTAGATAAATTAGATAAGCTTAATCCTCTAGAGAGTGCTCTGGCCAACTGTTATAAGGGTAAGTTTAACTCTGGACTTTCAAGTCTTAAAAAGAGTTTAAATGCTAATAGATCTAATTCTAAGTACTGGCTCTACCTTGGAAACTGTTACAATCTTTACGGTAGTACTCATAAGGCCAACTACTACTATGATTTTGCTTTATCAGGTCCAAAAGAAGTACAAGCTGCAATCTTAAATAATAGAGCACTTCTTGCAATGAAGGGTCTAAATTACAACGAGGCCAACGAGCTATTGCAAAAGGCAATTAAACTTGCTCCAGGTGTAAAAGTTCCTAAGTACAACTTGGCCCAGCTTTATATTAAGTTTAATCATACTCAAAGTGCTAGAGACCTTCTTAGAGAATATCAAAGCTCTTCTACTGATAAAGATGTAATCTTTTCGATGATGTCAATTGAGTTAATCGAAGGAAACCTAAAAGAAGCAAAGAAGTGGGAAGAGAAGTTTTCAAATAATGACCTAAGAAGAGAAGATATTTCACTTTATAGATCACTTCTATATTTTGAAATGAAAGAATTTAAAAAAGCAAAGGATGCTCTTGGACTTCAACGTCCAACTATAATCGAAGAGATAAAAGCTGCTTCTATTGAATTACAAGATAGAATTAACTCTGAACTGAAAAGAATTCAAGAAGAGTTAGACAGCAAGGATGCTAAGGTTAGAAAAGGGGTAAATAGTGTTGCTGTCAAAAACTAA